One region of Oryza glaberrima chromosome 7, OglaRS2, whole genome shotgun sequence genomic DNA includes:
- the LOC127779650 gene encoding aspartokinase 2, chloroplastic-like isoform X2, with protein sequence MAAAAALRCNPRPSAAVALRGAAAAPQVGNEAAFELLVGATEPCLRGRRRGAGIRCQRSAAASAVVVEKKGRAVEPAREGANAGHTESELTVVMKFGGSSVALAERMREVADLILSFPEERPVIVLSAMGKTTNKLLMAGEKAVGCGATNVSELDELTFIKELHFGTIDQLGLDRSIVSGLSDELEQLLKGIAMMKELTLRTRDYLVSFGECMSTRIFAALLNKLGVKARQYDAFEIGFITTDDFTNADILEATYPAIAKRLHGDWVTGPAIPIVTGFLGKGWKTGAITTLGRGGSDLTATTIGKALGLREIQVWKDVDGVLTCDPNIHPNAKPVPYLTFDEAAELAYFGAQVLHPQSMRPAREGDIPVRVKNSYNRGAPGTLITKARDMSKTVLTSIVLKSNITMLDIVSTRMLGQYGFLAKVFSIFEDLGISVDCVATSEVSISLTLDPSKLWSRELIKQELDHVIEELEKIAVVHLLQHRSIISLIGNVQRSSLILEKAFNVLRTNGVNVQMISQGASKVNISLVVHDSEAKQCVQALHSAFFESGFLPEVNDILQDDSVAHSNGTVYRH encoded by the exons atggcggcggcggcggctctccggTGCAACCCGCGGCCCTCTGCGGCGGTTGCTCTCCGCGGTGCCGCCGCAGCCCCGCAGGTCGGGAATGAGGCTGCCTTCGAGCTGCTGGTCGGTGCCACCGAGCCTTGCCTGCGGGGCCGGAGGAGGGGCGCGGGGATTCGGTGCCAGCGAAGTGCGGCTGCCAGCGCGGTCGTCGTCGAGAAGAAGGGTCGCGCGGTGGAGCCGGCGCGGGAGGGGGCCAATGCCGGTCACACGGAGTCGGAGCTCACCGTGGTGATGAAGTTCGGCGGGTCGTCGGTGGCGTTGGCCGAGCGGATGCGGGAGGTGGCCGATCTCATCCTCAGCTTCCCCGAGGAGCGGCCGGTGATCGTACTCTCCGCCATGGGGAAGACCACCAACAAGCTTCTGATG GCTGGGGAGAAAGCGGTGGGCTGTGGTGCAACAAATGTGTCGGAGCTTGATGAGCTCACCTTTATTAAGGAATTGCATTTTGG GACCATTGATCAACTTGGATTGGATAGGTCAATTGTTTCCG GCTTGTCGGATGAGCTTGAGCAACTTCTTAAGGGAATTGCTATGATGAAAGAGCTTACTCTTAGGACAAGAGACTATCTTGTTTCCTTCGGTGAATGCATGTCAACAAGGATATTTGCGGCACTTTTGAATAAACTTGGGGTGAAAGCACGTCAG TATGATGCATTTGAAATAGGCTTTATAACCACTGATGATTTCACAAACGCTGATATTCTGGAAGCAACTTATCCTGCCATTGCAAAGAGGCTACATGGGGACTGGGTTACTGGTCCTGCTATTCCAATAGTCACTGGTTTTCTCGGAAAG GGATGGAAAACTGGTGCAATCACCACTTTAGGCAGGGGTGGTAGTGACCTGACAGCTACTACCATTGGCAAAGCCTTGGGATTAAGAGAAATCCAG GTTTGGAAAGATGTTGATGGTGTTTTAACTTGTGATCCTAATATTCATCCAAATGCGAAACCTGTGCCATACTTGACATTTGATGAGGCAGCTGAACTTGCCTATTTTGGTGCACAG GTTTTGCATCCACAATCGATGCGACCAGCTAGAGAAGGTGATATACCTGTCAGGGTTAAAAACTCTTATAACCGCGGAGCCCCTGGTACACTCATTACTAAAGCTAGAGATATGAGTAAG ACTGTTTTGACTAGTATTGTACTTAAATCAAATATTACAATGCTTGATATAGTGAGCACACGGATGCTTGGACAATATGGTTTTCTAGCTAAG gtcttttcaatttttgaagATTTGGGCATCTCTGTTGATTGTGTAGCTACAAGTGAAGTCAGCATATCTTTGACCCTGGATCCATCAAAACTCTGGAGTCGTGAATTGATCAAGCAG GAACTTGATCATGTCATCGAAGAACTTGAAAAGATAGCAGTTGTTCACCTACTGCAGCATAGATCGATAATTTCGTTAATTGGAAATGTGCAGAGGTCATCTTTGATTCTTGAAAAG GCTTTCAACGTTTTACGTACAAATGGAGTTAATGTTCAGATGATCTCACAAGGGGCATCCAAG GTGAACATTTCCTTGGTGGTCCATGACAGTGAGGCAAAGCAGTGCGTTCAAGCCCTCCACTCAGCATTCTTTGAGAGTGGTTTCTTGCCAGAAGTCAATGATATTCTGCAGGACGACTCTGTGGCACATTCCAATGGCACAGTTTACAGGCATTAG
- the LOC127779650 gene encoding aspartokinase 2, chloroplastic-like isoform X1, which produces MAAAAALRCNPRPSAAVALRGAAAAPQVGNEAAFELLVGATEPCLRGRRRGAGIRCQRSAAASAVVVEKKGRAVEPAREGANAGHTESELTVVMKFGGSSVALAERMREVADLILSFPEERPVIVLSAMGKTTNKLLMAGEKAVGCGATNVSELDELTFIKELHFGTIDQLGLDRSIVSGLSDELEQLLKGIAMMKELTLRTRDYLVSFGECMSTRIFAALLNKLGVKARQYDAFEIGFITTDDFTNADILEATYPAIAKRLHGDWVTGPAIPIVTGFLGKGWKTGAITTLGRGGSDLTATTIGKALGLREIQVWKDVDGVLTCDPNIHPNAKPVPYLTFDEAAELAYFGAQVLHPQSMRPAREGDIPVRVKNSYNRGAPGTLITKARDMSKTVLTSIVLKSNITMLDIVSTRMLGQYGFLAKVFSIFEDLGISVDCVATSEVSISLTLDPSKLWSRELIKQANELDHVIEELEKIAVVHLLQHRSIISLIGNVQRSSLILEKAFNVLRTNGVNVQMISQGASKVNISLVVHDSEAKQCVQALHSAFFESGFLPEVNDILQDDSVAHSNGTVYRH; this is translated from the exons atggcggcggcggcggctctccggTGCAACCCGCGGCCCTCTGCGGCGGTTGCTCTCCGCGGTGCCGCCGCAGCCCCGCAGGTCGGGAATGAGGCTGCCTTCGAGCTGCTGGTCGGTGCCACCGAGCCTTGCCTGCGGGGCCGGAGGAGGGGCGCGGGGATTCGGTGCCAGCGAAGTGCGGCTGCCAGCGCGGTCGTCGTCGAGAAGAAGGGTCGCGCGGTGGAGCCGGCGCGGGAGGGGGCCAATGCCGGTCACACGGAGTCGGAGCTCACCGTGGTGATGAAGTTCGGCGGGTCGTCGGTGGCGTTGGCCGAGCGGATGCGGGAGGTGGCCGATCTCATCCTCAGCTTCCCCGAGGAGCGGCCGGTGATCGTACTCTCCGCCATGGGGAAGACCACCAACAAGCTTCTGATG GCTGGGGAGAAAGCGGTGGGCTGTGGTGCAACAAATGTGTCGGAGCTTGATGAGCTCACCTTTATTAAGGAATTGCATTTTGG GACCATTGATCAACTTGGATTGGATAGGTCAATTGTTTCCG GCTTGTCGGATGAGCTTGAGCAACTTCTTAAGGGAATTGCTATGATGAAAGAGCTTACTCTTAGGACAAGAGACTATCTTGTTTCCTTCGGTGAATGCATGTCAACAAGGATATTTGCGGCACTTTTGAATAAACTTGGGGTGAAAGCACGTCAG TATGATGCATTTGAAATAGGCTTTATAACCACTGATGATTTCACAAACGCTGATATTCTGGAAGCAACTTATCCTGCCATTGCAAAGAGGCTACATGGGGACTGGGTTACTGGTCCTGCTATTCCAATAGTCACTGGTTTTCTCGGAAAG GGATGGAAAACTGGTGCAATCACCACTTTAGGCAGGGGTGGTAGTGACCTGACAGCTACTACCATTGGCAAAGCCTTGGGATTAAGAGAAATCCAG GTTTGGAAAGATGTTGATGGTGTTTTAACTTGTGATCCTAATATTCATCCAAATGCGAAACCTGTGCCATACTTGACATTTGATGAGGCAGCTGAACTTGCCTATTTTGGTGCACAG GTTTTGCATCCACAATCGATGCGACCAGCTAGAGAAGGTGATATACCTGTCAGGGTTAAAAACTCTTATAACCGCGGAGCCCCTGGTACACTCATTACTAAAGCTAGAGATATGAGTAAG ACTGTTTTGACTAGTATTGTACTTAAATCAAATATTACAATGCTTGATATAGTGAGCACACGGATGCTTGGACAATATGGTTTTCTAGCTAAG gtcttttcaatttttgaagATTTGGGCATCTCTGTTGATTGTGTAGCTACAAGTGAAGTCAGCATATCTTTGACCCTGGATCCATCAAAACTCTGGAGTCGTGAATTGATCAAGCAGGCAAAT GAACTTGATCATGTCATCGAAGAACTTGAAAAGATAGCAGTTGTTCACCTACTGCAGCATAGATCGATAATTTCGTTAATTGGAAATGTGCAGAGGTCATCTTTGATTCTTGAAAAG GCTTTCAACGTTTTACGTACAAATGGAGTTAATGTTCAGATGATCTCACAAGGGGCATCCAAG GTGAACATTTCCTTGGTGGTCCATGACAGTGAGGCAAAGCAGTGCGTTCAAGCCCTCCACTCAGCATTCTTTGAGAGTGGTTTCTTGCCAGAAGTCAATGATATTCTGCAGGACGACTCTGTGGCACATTCCAATGGCACAGTTTACAGGCATTAG